The sequence AGAGCTATTAGCGGTGGATAGCAAGCAGACACCTGCTCTTGAAGAGCTACATCAACTAGAAGAACCATTAGCGGTGGATACCACCAAGCAGACACTAGCTCTTCAAGAGTCACATCAAGTAGAACCATTAGCGGAGAAACCAAAAAATGGCTACAGAGTTGGTTCTGTGAGCCGGGCGTCTTGCACAGCAAATGAAGTCCTACCACTGTTACAGAGTCTCCTGGTTCAGAATGACATTCAGAGGGTGTGTGGCCTATACGtatatatccaaataaaaatatactctCCTGAAATGGTTTATTTGGATTTTAACTTGTGAGTCttcacattatatttttttgcaggAGAAAGTAATCagattaattagattttttgatgGAACTGTCTCCGGTAATGTCTCTGTCTCGCACATCTCTATCAGTTTCAGTTACTGTCTTTTGGACTAATGAGTTTTGATGACCTTTGTGCAGAAACTCAAAATCCAACCTCGAAAAACGAAGCAGTGCAGGTAATGTTCATGTGACTTCTGTGGATGTCTTTAGTACTTGATCATCACAAAACTAAAGAGCATGAATGAATATATTCACAGATATATCCATCAAGGGAGAGAGAACTACAATCTCAAGTTAATTTCTTGGAGCAAAGGTAATGATATAGCTTCTCTcccttttgtttgtttgttttttgattttaagatttGATTAGTAAGCTGAGATAAGGTATGGTTATGAGTTTTCAGTGTTGAGATACTTGTAGAGgaagtgaagagaagaaaagaaataaacgatcaggtaaaaaaaaaggattaaaACACAAATGATATTAGAGATCATAATAGTaactttaaaactaaaaatgttgatctgttttttttgCAGCTAGAAGAACAGATCAGATCTCTAACTAGCAGCATCAGCAGGAGGAGCAATAGCAGATCAGGAGCTTAATTAACCATCCTCTTTTTGTCTCTTCCAAGAGAAGGAGGGAgactattcttttttttgtattcaattttcaataatatTCATAATTATGTAGAATCACACTTTTAttctacaaaataaattaaattagattatattttcaCAAACCTTTTTaaggtatgtatatatatatatatatagacttatGCTATATAGAGTATAGACCCTTCCCAAAGAGAGCGAAAGACATTGCTTCACAAGAAAATTTTTATATTGACGTAAAGCAAAATTAATGTGTAACAAGAATTggtaaaaggaaaattactatgaTCAAATACCATCCTTGATTATATACAAAAGAGGTCTCCGTCTACAACTACTTCCCTAGCTCTCTAGCTGCTCTCTCTCCCCAGCTTCCGtttctaccaaaaaaaaaaaaggaaccagAAGATGAATCCGTTTGACAATTTACAGTCAGTTAGTTATAGGTTAGGTTTAGTGAGTGCAACGTTAAGAAGCAAAGGCTTGGAGAACAAGGATTCTCCTATTCTCACTTCCTTGTGTGTTCTTCAATTGCCATTCTCCTACCAACATTGTTTCTTTTCAATGGAAAACGACTTTCCAAATCCAGAATGAATAGGCCCACAAAGATATGGGCTTTACAAAATCTGGTCCATGACTATCTCAATTATGTTTCCGGTTCTGGGTATAGTCTGATGTGGCAGAACTCAAACGCGTAACCGGGTCGGGTTTGAAAgaatagaaagaaagaaaccatTAAATTTGCGCGGTAACCCGGgtatgaaggagagagagagagagagactctcTCAAACTCTCAGAAAAgggaaacaaataatataataggagagaagatcaaacGGTACACAAGACGTGCCTCCAACTCTCTCGctagaaattcaaaaaaaaaaaaagaaagatcatGGAGACCCTCTTATACTCAACATTccttccatttttctttttcctttttattttattttccctgGAAAACATTTGACATtgcacagagagagagagagagaggacctCCATTATCGTTTTATTTTCACATTTGACATTGTCAGATTTATAATTCCGTAATGGAATGCatttctcctctctctccagCTTATTTCCAGGCCCTAGCTTTCATAAACTCTGACTTCTTgtaattactattattattttttttgtaaattggagatctatttttcagattttaattATTAGTTGTTTCCAGTTGCAGAGtggaaatataatttattttcatctgATTATTCAATTTGTATCTGTTAGAGTTCTTCTGTATCGATTGATAGTTTCATTCATTAGAGACTTTCTGAGTGTTGTTTCTGGGGaagaatcagaatcagaacaAGAAAATGTCTGACTCGCCGACTTCTTCCCCACCAGCCCCCTCCGCCGACTCCGTTCCACCGCCGGATAACTCCACCGGTGGTTCTGCTCCTCCACCTACTGATTCCTCACCACCTCCTTCCCCACCGGCTGACTCAGCACCGCCGCCGAGTACCCCGTCTCCACCGCCGGCGTCTCCTCCTCCGGAATCCAATCCCCCGCCTGATTCCTCACCCCCTCCTCCCCCGGATGCTCCACCTCCATCTGATCCTCTACCACCGGTTGACTCCGGTTCTCCACCACCGGAGCCCACAAACTCTCCTCCTCCCCCTGAGGAATTTgaatcaccaccaccacctccaccgaATGAAGACAACACCTCTCCTCCTTCACCTCCGGAACAatcccctcctcctcctcctcctcaggcGCCTTCACCAAAGGGAGGACCCAAAAACCCGAAAAAATCACCACCACCAACCAATTCTCCTCCGGCTCCTCCAAATGCGCCGTCTCACGCACTACCACCCAAGTCCACCGCTCCAGGTGGACCCCTCAAATCCCCATCTCGCGGCGTCCCCAGCTTCCCGCCACCTCCTCCAACCAGCAATGACGGTGGCTATCAAGGCAAGACCATGGCCGGAATGGCAGTTGCCGGATTCGCAATCATCGCCTTGATCGCCGTCGTGTTCTTAgtcagaagaaagaaaaagaaaaacgttGATGTATATACTGACTCCCAGTACTTGCCTCCTTCTAACTTCTCCATCAAGTCAGGTGAAACAACATCTTTGTGTTCtgtcttaaaaatataaattttaaccaTTTTAAAAATCATGCAGATGTATTTTTTGTACGGTCAGATCTTGATCAATCTCTCAACTTTGTGTTCTGtcttaaaaacataaatcttaACACCTTTTTAAATCATGTAGATGGATTTTTATACGGACAGAATACGACAAAGGGAGGATATTCTGGTCCTGGTGGCTACAACACAAAGCAACAGTCCAATAACAGCTTCGGGAGCCAAAGAGGGAGTACACCTGATTCAGCTGTGATGGGAAGTGGTCAGACGCATTTCGCCTACGAAGAGCTAATGGAGATAACGCAAGGATTCGCTAAGCAAAACATACTCGGAGAAGGTGGGTTCGGGTGTGTCTACAAAGGTAAACTACACGACGGGAAACTAGTTGCTGTGAAGCAGCTTAAGGTTGGGAGTGGACAAGGTGATCGTGAGTTTAAAGCAGAGGTTGAGATCATTAGCCGTGTTCACCATCGTCATTTGGTTTCTCTGGTTGGTTACTGTATTTCGGATGTCCAGAGGTTGCTTATTTATGAATATGTTCCAAACCAAACCTTGGAGCATCATTTGCATGGTG is a genomic window of Brassica napus cultivar Da-Ae chromosome A2, Da-Ae, whole genome shotgun sequence containing:
- the LOC106394659 gene encoding proline-rich receptor-like protein kinase PERK13 translates to MSDSPTSSPPAPSADSVPPPDNSTGGSAPPPTDSSPPPSPPADSAPPPSTPSPPPASPPPESNPPPDSSPPPPPDAPPPSDPLPPVDSGSPPPEPTNSPPPPEEFESPPPPPPNEDNTSPPSPPEQSPPPPPPQAPSPKGGPKNPKKSPPPTNSPPAPPNAPSHALPPKSTAPGGPLKSPSRGVPSFPPPPPTSNDGGYQGKTMAGMAVAGFAIIALIAVVFLVRRKKKKNVDVYTDSQYLPPSNFSIKSDGFLYGQNTTKGGYSGPGGYNTKQQSNNSFGSQRGSTPDSAVMGSGQTHFAYEELMEITQGFAKQNILGEGGFGCVYKGKLHDGKLVAVKQLKVGSGQGDREFKAEVEIISRVHHRHLVSLVGYCISDVQRLLIYEYVPNQTLEHHLHGKGRPVLDWARRVRIAIGSAKGLAYLHEDCHPKIIHRDIKSANILLDDEFEAQVADFGLAKLSDSTQTHVSTRVMGTFGYLAPEYAQSGKLTDRSDVFSFGVVLLELITGRKPVDQYMPLGEESLVEWARPLLHKAIETGDFSELVDRRLEKHYVENEVFRMIETAAACVRHSGPKRPRMAQVVRALDSEGDMGDISNGSKVGQNSSAYDSGQYNSDDRKMAFGFDDSSDSGMHSGDYSVQTSRKGSNGASTEFTRNESENRNFNNRRF